The proteins below are encoded in one region of Apium graveolens cultivar Ventura chromosome 4, ASM990537v1, whole genome shotgun sequence:
- the LOC141717832 gene encoding ATP-dependent DNA helicase DDM1 yields MAENGAHVKEEALVDSPTSVLEEEDMCKEKAGMKLEEEVFLDAKNGDVSLISSEMALEEEKLKKEHEDEEEVKEAPQLNDSQFSKLDELLTQTHLYTKFLLEKMDDITANGVEEDSKDVKPNKKGRGGKRKAASNYNTRKAKRAVAAMLSRSEDTTASDDPSLTKEESIEKEQAELVPLLTGGKLKPYQIKGVKWMISLWQNGLNGILADQMGLGKTIQTIGFLAHLKGKGMDGPYLVIAPLSTLSNWVNEISRFTPSIHAIIYHGDQKAREQLRKESMPRSIGPKFPIVVTSYEVAMNDAKKYLRHYSWKYIVVDEGHRLKNSKCKLLKELKHLPVENKLLLTGTPLQNNLAELWSLLNFILPDIFSSHEEFESWFDLSGKSNNKAGKEELEETRQSRVVAKLHAILRPFLLRRMKEDVEQMLPRKKEIILYATMTEHQKNFQDHLVNRTLENHLLETVDTGRGFKGRLQNLMVQLRKNCAHPDLLESAYDGSFMYPPVEQIVGQCGKFQLLDKLLKKLLARKHKVLIFSQWTKILDIMHYYLEESGFEVCRIDGSVKLEERRKQIQEFNDVNSNYRIFILSTRAGGLGINLTSADTCILYDSDWNPQMDLQAMDRCHRIGQTKPVHVYRFATAQSVEGRILKRAFSKLKLEHVVIAKGQFMQEKTKADTADIDEEDLLALLRDEESEEDKMIQTDISEEDLEKLLDRSDLMAADAKTEDGKPQYTASVLPLKGPGWEVVIPTAAGGMLNTVNT; encoded by the exons ATGGCGGAGAATGGAGCGCATGTGAAGGAGGAAGCTCTTGTTGATTCTCCTACTTCTGTGCTTGAAGAAGAG GATATGTGTAAGGAGAAggctgggatgaagttggaggAAGAAGTGTTTCTTGATGCGAAAAATGGAGATGTTTCTCTTATTTCGAGTGAGATGGCTCTTGAGGAAGAAAAGCTGAAGAAAGAGCATGAGGATGAAGAGGAGGTCAAGGAGGCACCACAGCTTAATGACTCACAGTTTTCTAAGCTGGACGAGCTTCTGACACAGACTCACCTGTACACGAAGTTTTTGCTGGAGAAAATGGACGATATCACAGCG AATGGAGTGGAAGAAGATAGCAAAGACGTTAAGCCAAATAAGAAAGGCCGTGGCGGTAAAAGAAAGGCTGCCTCAAACTACAACACT AGAAAGGCTAAGAGGGCTGTTGCAGCTATGCTCTCAAGATCTGAAGATACCACTGCTTCTGATGACCCAAGCCTCactaaggaagaaagtattgaaaaagagcAGGCCGAACTTGTGCCCTTGTTGACTGGTGGTAAATTGAAGCCATATCAGATAAAAGGTGTTAAGTGGATGATATCATTATGGCAAAATGGGCTTAATGGGATCCTGGCAGATCAAATGGGGCTTGGAAAGACAATACAAACTATTGGTTTTCTTGCACACTTGAAAGGTAAGGGGATGGATGGGCCATACTTGGTCATTGCTCCTCTGTCAACCCTCTCAAATTGGGTCAATGAAATATCCAG GTTTACACCATCAATTCATGCAATCATCTACCACGGAGACCAGAAAGCAAGGGAACAGTTAAGGAAGGAGAGTATGCCTCGGTCAATAGGCCCCAAATTTCCCATTGTAGTTACTTCTTATGAAGTTGCAATGAATGATGCAAAGAAATATCTGAGACATTATAGTTGGAAATACATTGTGGTGGATGAG GGACACAGGCTGAAAAACTCAAAATGCAAACTACTGAAAGAATTAAAACATTTACCTGTTGAAAATAAGTTGCTGTTAACTGGGACACCTTTGCAGAACAACTTGGCAGAGCTTTGGTCATTGTTGAACTTTATTTTGCCTGATATATTCTCCTCTCATGAAGAATTCGAATCATG GTTTGATCTCTCTGGGAAAAGCAACAATAAAGCTGGGAAGGAAGAACTGGAAGAGACAAGACAGTCACGA GTGGTGGCAAAACTCCATGCTATACTGCGTCCTTTCCTCCTTCGAAGAATGAAAGAAGATGTTGAGCAAATGCTTCCTCGTAAGAAGGAGATTATTCTGTATGCCACAATGACCGAGCATCAGAAGAACTTCCAGGACCATCTAGTTAACAGGACACTGGAAAATCACCTGCTAGAGACAGTTGATACCG GTCGTGGCTTCAAAGGAAGGCTTCAGAATTTGATGGTTCAACTGCGGAAAAACTGTGCTCACCCTGACCTCCTTGAGTCAGCTTATGACGGTTCCT TTATGTACCCCCCTGTTGAGCAGATAGTTGGACAGTGCGGAAAATTTCAGTTGCTGGACAAATTGTTAAAAAAGCTATTAGCTCGGAAACACAAA GTTCTCATTTTTTCCCAGTGGACCAAGATTCTGGATATAATGCATTACTATCTTGAAGAAAGCGGTTTCGAAGTTTGTAGAATTGATGGGAGTGTAAAATTGGAAGAAAGAAGAAAACAG ATCCAGGAATTCAATGACGTGAATAGTAATTATAGAATATTTATTCTAAGCACTAGGGCTGGTGGGCTGGGTATCAATCTTACTTCAGCTGATACTTGTATCTTATATGACAGTGACTGG AACCCTCAAATGGATCTACAGGCAATGGATCGATGTCATAGAATAGGCCAGACAAAGCCTGTTCATGTTTACAGGTTTGCGACTGCTCAATCTGTTGAG GGCAGGATATTAAAAAGAGCTTTTAGTAAGTTAAAGCTTGAGCATGTGGTGATTGCTAAGGGGCAGTTTATGCAGGAGAAAACCAAAGCTGATACTGCAGATATAGATGAG GAAGATCTACTAGCCCTTCTTCgtgatgaagaaagtgaagaagacaagaTGATTCAGACAgacatcagtgaagaagattTAGAAAAGCTTTTGGACAGGAGTGACCTTATGGCTGCTGATGCTAAAACGGAAGATGGAAAGCCTCAATATACTGCAAGCGTGCTACCTCTGAAAGGACCTGGCTGGGAAGTGGTTATACCAACTGCAGCTGGGGGTATGCTCAACACCGTGAACACATAG